Proteins encoded within one genomic window of Bradyrhizobium sp. AZCC 1719:
- a CDS encoding alpha/beta fold hydrolase, with translation MPTIDRDGVRIYYEVHGSGPPLLLTHGYSSTSGMWQGQIAALSKHHKLVLWDMRGHGQSDYPGDPAAYSEALTVADMAALLDAVGADKAIVGGLSLGGYMSLAFYRAHPNRVRALLIIDTGPGFKKDEAREAWNKRAYDTGDRFEREGLEVLKSASRERSSVTHRDASGLARAARGMLTQRDARVIESLPDIKVPSLIVVGADDTPFIAASDYMAAKIPGAQKVVIPAAGHAVNIDQPQAFVDAVLPFLDSLDANAPQKAAS, from the coding sequence ATGCCGACAATCGATCGCGACGGGGTCCGCATCTATTACGAGGTTCACGGCTCCGGCCCACCGTTGCTCTTGACCCACGGCTATTCATCGACGAGTGGGATGTGGCAGGGCCAGATCGCGGCCTTGTCGAAGCATCACAAGCTCGTGTTGTGGGACATGCGCGGCCACGGCCAGTCCGATTATCCCGGTGATCCCGCAGCCTATAGCGAAGCGCTGACGGTTGCCGACATGGCGGCGCTGCTTGACGCCGTCGGCGCCGACAAGGCGATCGTCGGCGGGCTCTCGCTGGGCGGCTACATGTCGCTGGCATTCTACCGCGCCCATCCAAACCGCGTCCGCGCGCTGCTGATCATCGACACCGGCCCGGGCTTCAAGAAGGACGAGGCGCGCGAGGCCTGGAACAAGCGCGCGTACGATACCGGCGACCGCTTCGAGCGCGAGGGCCTGGAGGTTTTGAAATCGGCCAGCCGCGAACGCTCCAGCGTCACCCATCGCGATGCATCGGGACTGGCGCGCGCCGCGCGCGGCATGCTGACCCAGCGCGATGCCCGCGTGATTGAATCGCTACCCGATATCAAGGTGCCGTCGCTGATCGTGGTCGGCGCCGACGACACCCCGTTCATCGCCGCTTCCGACTACATGGCGGCCAAGATTCCGGGCGCGCAGAAGGTGGTGATCCCGGCTGCCGGCCACGCCGTCAATATCGACCAGCCGCAGGCTTTCGTCGACGCGGTGCTGCCGTTCCTCGACAGCCTTGATGCCAACGCACCACAGAAGGCCGCGTCATGA
- a CDS encoding dienelactone hydrolase family protein, translating to MGQDIELTASDGFKLGGYRADPAGRPKAAIVVIQEIFGVNHHIRSVCDRLAGEGYVAIAPSIFDRTQPNFQCGYSPDEIANARKFIANPDWAAMLRDTQAAIDAVKDIGPVGIIGFCLGGSIAYAAATKLSGLSAAVGYYGGAVVRFADDKPQVPTQLHFGEKDAGIPLTDVETVKAKRPDVEVHLYPGAQHGFHCDERASYDKASADIAWPRSLAFFEKHLKK from the coding sequence GTGGGACAAGATATCGAACTGACGGCTTCGGACGGCTTCAAACTGGGCGGCTATCGCGCCGATCCCGCAGGTCGGCCGAAAGCGGCGATCGTGGTGATCCAGGAGATTTTTGGCGTCAACCACCACATCCGCTCGGTGTGCGACCGATTGGCGGGCGAAGGTTATGTCGCGATTGCGCCGTCGATCTTCGATCGCACGCAACCGAACTTCCAGTGCGGCTATTCGCCTGACGAGATTGCAAACGCACGAAAGTTCATCGCCAATCCGGATTGGGCCGCGATGCTGCGCGATACCCAGGCCGCGATCGACGCCGTGAAGGATATCGGCCCGGTCGGCATCATCGGCTTCTGCCTCGGCGGCAGCATCGCCTATGCGGCAGCGACCAAGCTGTCGGGCTTGTCTGCCGCGGTCGGCTATTACGGCGGCGCCGTTGTCCGCTTTGCCGACGACAAGCCGCAGGTGCCGACGCAATTGCATTTCGGCGAAAAGGATGCGGGCATTCCGCTAACCGACGTCGAAACCGTCAAGGCCAAGCGGCCGGACGTCGAAGTCCATCTCTATCCCGGCGCGCAGCATGGCTTTCACTGCGACGAACGCGCGAGCTACGACAAGGCCAGCGCCGATATCGCCTGGCCGCGCAGTCTGGCGTTTTTTGAGAAGCATCTGAAGAAATAG
- a CDS encoding Bug family tripartite tricarboxylate transporter substrate binding protein — protein sequence MNYHLPVRVVRTATALALLASIAVTALCASSHQASAADPYPSRRITFVVPYPAGGATDVLARLLANKLQESWKQTVLVENKSGGGGVVGNDYVAKAQPDGYTVLVGITQIIQAPSLVTKLPYDVFKDLAPVTQIALSTIVLVVPEQQPIKSVKELIDSAKANPGKPYGTFGNATTSHLYGELLKKTANIDMTHVPYRGSAPLTNDLLANTVTSAFQDLTTASAQIKAGKLRALAVGGEKRRTALPDVPTMAELGYPGFEIEGWLGVFVPAATPKEIVKKLSDELARIIASPEGVAGIETLSLVPVGGSAETFEKVLRRDHAKWADVVKATGVKGE from the coding sequence ATGAACTATCATTTGCCGGTCCGCGTGGTGCGCACGGCGACGGCTTTGGCGTTGCTCGCTTCCATCGCCGTGACCGCTTTGTGCGCCTCTTCGCATCAAGCATCGGCGGCGGATCCCTATCCGAGCCGCCGCATCACCTTCGTGGTGCCCTATCCCGCGGGCGGCGCCACCGACGTCCTGGCCCGCTTGCTCGCCAACAAATTGCAGGAGTCGTGGAAGCAGACCGTCCTCGTGGAGAACAAGTCGGGCGGCGGCGGCGTGGTCGGCAACGACTACGTGGCCAAGGCACAGCCCGATGGTTACACCGTGCTGGTCGGCATTACGCAGATCATTCAGGCGCCGAGCCTCGTTACGAAGCTGCCCTACGATGTCTTCAAGGATCTCGCGCCCGTTACCCAGATCGCCTTGTCGACCATCGTTCTGGTGGTCCCCGAGCAGCAGCCGATCAAGTCCGTCAAGGAACTGATCGATTCTGCCAAGGCGAACCCCGGCAAGCCTTACGGCACCTTCGGCAACGCCACGACGTCTCACCTCTACGGCGAATTGCTCAAGAAGACCGCCAATATCGACATGACCCATGTCCCCTATCGCGGCTCGGCGCCTCTCACGAACGACTTGCTCGCCAACACGGTCACTTCGGCGTTCCAGGACCTGACCACGGCGAGCGCGCAAATCAAGGCGGGCAAGCTCCGGGCTCTGGCGGTTGGCGGCGAAAAGCGCAGGACTGCGTTGCCCGACGTGCCGACGATGGCCGAACTCGGTTACCCCGGGTTTGAGATCGAAGGCTGGCTCGGCGTGTTCGTGCCCGCCGCAACGCCCAAGGAGATTGTGAAGAAGCTTTCGGACGAACTCGCCCGCATCATCGCCTCGCCCGAGGGCGTCGCCGGAATCGAGACGCTCAGCCTCGTGCCGGTGGGCGGATCGGCGGAAACGTTCGAGAAAGTCCTGCGCCGCGACCACGCGAAATGGGCCGATGTCGTGAAGGCAACCGGCGTCAAGGGCGAGTGA
- a CDS encoding polysaccharide biosynthesis/export family protein — protein sequence MRVVRAFRIPITAIITALALSGCMRTTGPVAGAPQGDLDQLAYGQPNTPPPRTVAVNSGGGAIGALRAAFAAAPRTAPASADVAAPVAYAEPAPVRYDAAYHLDAGDKLRVVVYGQEGLTNTYAIDAGGAITMPLIGSVRARGRTTAGLAAEISAKLRAGFIREPSVAVEIEAYRPFFILGEVAAPGQYPYVPNMTVESAVAIAGGFSPRARRDSVTVTHTDASGTSRFVVPPGSPISPGDTVLVSERWF from the coding sequence GTGCGGGTTGTACGCGCGTTTCGAATACCGATCACTGCGATCATCACCGCGCTCGCACTGTCGGGCTGCATGCGCACGACCGGGCCGGTTGCGGGCGCGCCGCAAGGCGATCTCGACCAGTTGGCCTATGGCCAGCCCAACACTCCGCCGCCGCGGACGGTCGCGGTCAATTCCGGTGGCGGCGCCATTGGCGCGCTTCGCGCTGCCTTTGCCGCGGCGCCACGCACGGCACCGGCATCCGCCGACGTTGCCGCGCCTGTCGCCTATGCCGAACCCGCGCCCGTGCGATACGACGCGGCCTATCATCTCGATGCCGGCGACAAGCTGCGCGTCGTCGTCTATGGCCAGGAGGGCCTGACCAACACCTACGCGATCGACGCCGGCGGCGCGATCACGATGCCGCTGATCGGTTCGGTTCGGGCGCGCGGCCGCACCACGGCGGGACTGGCGGCGGAGATTTCAGCGAAACTGCGCGCCGGCTTTATCAGGGAACCATCGGTCGCTGTCGAGATCGAAGCCTATCGGCCGTTCTTCATCCTCGGCGAGGTCGCAGCACCTGGGCAATATCCGTACGTCCCCAACATGACAGTCGAGAGCGCGGTGGCGATCGCCGGCGGCTTTTCGCCGCGCGCCCGCCGCGACAGCGTCACGGTTACCCACACCGATGCGTCCGGCACGTCACGCTTCGTGGTTCCGCCCGGCAGCCCGATCAGCCCTGGCGACACCGTGCTGGTCAGCGAGCGCTGGTTCTAA
- the msrA gene encoding peptide-methionine (S)-S-oxide reductase MsrA, with protein MLFMRKTTALPSAAEALPGRAIPIPTATTHFVNGRKLQPPYPAGLEQAVFGLGCFWGAERKFWELGDGIYATAVGYAGGHTPNPTYEEVCSGRTGHTEVVLVVFDPKKVTYEQLLKTFWENHNPTQGMRQGNDVGTQYRSAIYTFGDAQRQAADASKAMYQKALAAKGLGAITTEIAPAGEFYFAEDYHQQYLAKNPAGYCGLGGTGVSCPIGVGVSA; from the coding sequence ATGTTGTTCATGCGCAAGACCACCGCGTTGCCGAGCGCAGCCGAAGCGCTGCCGGGCCGTGCCATCCCGATACCGACCGCAACCACGCATTTCGTCAACGGCCGCAAGCTTCAGCCACCCTATCCTGCGGGCCTCGAGCAGGCCGTTTTTGGATTGGGCTGCTTCTGGGGCGCAGAGCGCAAGTTCTGGGAGCTCGGCGACGGCATCTATGCGACCGCCGTCGGTTATGCTGGCGGGCATACGCCCAACCCGACCTATGAGGAGGTTTGCTCGGGCCGCACCGGTCACACCGAAGTGGTGCTGGTCGTGTTCGATCCGAAGAAGGTCACCTACGAGCAGCTCCTGAAGACGTTCTGGGAAAATCACAACCCGACGCAGGGCATGCGCCAGGGCAACGATGTCGGTACCCAGTATCGCTCGGCGATCTACACGTTTGGGGACGCGCAGCGTCAAGCAGCCGACGCGTCGAAGGCTATGTACCAGAAGGCGCTGGCGGCGAAGGGCCTTGGCGCCATCACCACCGAGATCGCGCCGGCGGGCGAGTTCTATTTCGCCGAGGACTATCATCAGCAATATCTCGCCAAGAACCCGGCGGGCTATTGCGGGCTAGGCGGCACCGGCGTGTCCTGCCCGATCGGCGTCGGCGTGAGTGCTTGA
- the rpsT gene encoding 30S ribosomal protein S20, translating to MANTTSAKKATRKIARRTIVNKSRRTQMRGAVRTVEEAIKTGDRNAALEAMKRAEPELMQAAQRNIIHKNNASRKVSRLTHAIAKLAK from the coding sequence ATGGCCAATACGACTTCCGCCAAAAAGGCGACCCGCAAGATTGCCCGCCGCACCATCGTCAACAAGTCGCGTCGCACCCAGATGCGCGGCGCGGTCCGCACCGTCGAGGAAGCGATCAAGACCGGCGACCGCAATGCGGCGCTGGAAGCGATGAAGCGCGCGGAACCAGAACTGATGCAGGCGGCGCAGCGCAACATCATTCACAAGAACAATGCAAGCCGGAAGGTGTCGCGCCTGACGCATGCGATCGCCAAGCTCGCGAAGTGA
- the dnaA gene encoding chromosomal replication initiator protein DnaA, whose amino-acid sequence MTNMEQDRWSRVKGRLRTSVGEDVYTSWFARMDLEGVQDESVHLSVPTRFLKSWIQAHYADRVLTCWQAEMPEVHRIDLTVRTAMRSTATAKEPTAPADQRRTEQTNGRPAPELRATATAPVSASHDALGGSPLDPRLTFASFVIGRSNTLAHAAARQVAEGRRGDPVMFNPLYIHAGVGLGKTHLLQAVTWAGNSGNERKVLYLTAEKFMYGFVAALKTQTALAFKEALRGIDVLVIDDLQFLQGKSTQAEFCHTLNALIDAGRQVVIAADRPPSDLESLDDRVRSRLAGGLVVEMGSLGEELRLGILKSRVAAARAHHASFDVPEAVLDYLARTITHNGRDLEGAINRLLAHSKLNAQPVTLEMAEREVRDLIRPQEPKRIKIEDIQRVVARQYNVSRSDLLSSRRTANVVRPRQVAMYLAKTLTLRSLPEIGRRFGGRDHTTVLHAVRKIEALVARDIALSEEVESLKRQLQE is encoded by the coding sequence ATGACAAATATGGAACAGGATCGCTGGTCGCGCGTGAAGGGGCGGTTGCGGACGAGTGTGGGCGAGGACGTCTACACGAGCTGGTTTGCGCGCATGGACCTCGAAGGCGTGCAGGACGAAAGCGTCCATCTGTCGGTGCCGACCCGCTTCCTCAAGAGCTGGATCCAGGCGCATTACGCCGACCGTGTCCTGACCTGCTGGCAGGCCGAGATGCCGGAAGTGCACCGGATCGACCTCACCGTGCGCACGGCGATGCGATCCACCGCGACCGCCAAGGAACCGACCGCGCCGGCCGATCAACGCCGTACCGAGCAGACCAATGGCCGGCCCGCGCCTGAATTGCGCGCGACCGCCACTGCGCCGGTGTCCGCAAGCCATGATGCGCTCGGCGGCTCGCCGCTCGACCCGCGCCTGACCTTTGCAAGTTTTGTCATCGGTCGGTCGAATACCCTCGCCCATGCGGCGGCGCGCCAGGTTGCAGAAGGCCGCCGCGGCGATCCCGTGATGTTCAACCCGCTCTACATTCACGCCGGCGTCGGCCTCGGCAAAACCCACTTGCTGCAGGCCGTGACGTGGGCCGGCAATTCCGGGAATGAGCGCAAGGTGCTCTATCTCACCGCCGAGAAATTCATGTACGGCTTTGTCGCAGCGCTGAAGACGCAGACGGCGCTGGCGTTCAAGGAGGCGCTGCGCGGCATCGACGTGCTTGTGATCGATGACCTGCAGTTCCTGCAGGGCAAGTCGACCCAGGCCGAGTTCTGCCACACGCTGAACGCGCTGATCGATGCCGGACGTCAGGTGGTGATCGCCGCCGACCGCCCGCCGTCTGATCTCGAAAGCCTCGACGACCGCGTGCGCTCGCGGCTGGCCGGCGGCCTCGTCGTCGAGATGGGCTCGCTCGGCGAAGAGCTGCGGCTCGGCATCCTGAAATCGCGCGTGGCGGCAGCGCGCGCGCATCATGCGAGCTTCGATGTGCCGGAAGCAGTGCTGGATTATCTGGCGCGCACCATCACCCACAACGGCCGCGATCTCGAAGGCGCCATCAACCGCCTGCTCGCCCATTCCAAGCTCAACGCCCAGCCGGTGACGCTGGAAATGGCCGAGCGCGAAGTGCGCGACCTGATCCGTCCGCAGGAACCGAAGCGGATCAAGATCGAGGACATCCAGCGGGTTGTCGCCCGGCAGTACAATGTCAGCCGTTCGGATCTCTTGTCGTCGCGGCGGACCGCGAACGTGGTTCGCCCGCGCCAGGTGGCGATGTATCTGGCAAAGACGCTGACGCTGCGCTCGCTGCCCGAGATCGGCCGCCGGTTCGGCGGACGCGACCACACCACGGTGCTGCACGCCGTGCGCAAGATAGAGGCACTGGTGGCCCGGGATATCGCGCTGTCCGAAGAGGTCGAGTCTCTGAAGCGGCAATTGCAGGAATAG
- the dnaN gene encoding DNA polymerase III subunit beta yields MKVTVERAQLLKSLGHVHRVVERRNTIPILGNVLVRAENARLSLKATDLDLEVTETLAAETGTAGSTTVPAHMFYDIVRKLPDGAQIVLEADGDRSVMAIRAGRSRFTLQTLPESDFPDLAAGEMTHSFSLTAAGVKRLIDRTQFAISTEETRYYLNGIYLHTAGSAKAATLRGVATDGHRLAQIDLELPSGATGMPGVIVPRKTVGEVLRLIEDNEAEVKIELSQGKIRFTLGNVVLTSKLIDGTFPDYGRVIPQNNDKELIVDKKDFEAAVDRVSTISSERGRAVKLALSAGRLVLSVTNPDSGSATEELEVEYASDALDIGFNSRYLLDIAAQIEGEVAVLRLADPGSPTLVQDKDNKGALYVLMPMRV; encoded by the coding sequence ATGAAGGTCACCGTCGAACGCGCGCAACTGCTGAAATCGCTGGGTCACGTCCATCGCGTGGTCGAGCGCCGCAACACCATCCCGATCCTCGGCAATGTGCTGGTCCGCGCCGAAAACGCCAGGCTGTCGCTGAAGGCGACGGACCTCGATCTGGAGGTGACCGAAACGCTGGCGGCGGAGACCGGAACCGCCGGCTCCACCACCGTGCCGGCGCATATGTTCTATGACATCGTCCGCAAACTGCCCGACGGCGCGCAGATCGTGCTGGAAGCCGACGGCGACCGTTCGGTGATGGCCATCCGCGCCGGCCGCTCGCGCTTCACCCTGCAGACCCTGCCCGAAAGCGATTTCCCCGATCTCGCCGCCGGCGAGATGACGCATTCGTTCTCGCTCACGGCTGCCGGCGTCAAGCGCCTGATCGACCGTACGCAGTTTGCGATCTCGACCGAAGAGACCCGCTATTACCTCAACGGCATCTACCTGCACACGGCCGGCAGCGCCAAGGCCGCGACGCTGCGCGGGGTTGCGACCGACGGACATCGGCTGGCGCAGATCGATCTGGAGCTGCCCTCCGGCGCCACCGGCATGCCCGGCGTGATCGTGCCGCGCAAAACGGTGGGCGAGGTGCTGCGGCTGATCGAGGACAATGAAGCCGAAGTCAAAATCGAACTGTCGCAGGGCAAAATCCGCTTCACCCTCGGCAATGTGGTGCTGACCTCAAAGCTGATCGATGGAACCTTCCCGGATTATGGCCGCGTCATCCCGCAGAACAACGACAAGGAACTGATCGTCGACAAGAAGGATTTCGAGGCGGCGGTAGATCGCGTCTCGACCATTTCGAGCGAGCGCGGCAGGGCCGTAAAGCTGGCGCTGTCCGCCGGCAGGCTCGTGCTGTCGGTGACCAATCCGGATTCCGGCAGCGCCACCGAAGAACTCGAAGTCGAATACGCCTCCGACGCGCTCGATATCGGCTTCAACTCGCGCTACCTGCTCGACATCGCCGCCCAGATCGAAGGCGAAGTCGCCGTGCTCCGCCTCGCCGACCCCGGCTCGCCGACCCTGGTGCAGGACAAGGACAACAAGGGCGCACTCTACGTGCTGATGCCGATGCGGGTGTGA
- a CDS encoding endonuclease domain-containing protein, giving the protein MRHEPTDAELAIWRLLRDRRLARFKFRRQVPFGNFILDFVCFEKRLVIEVDGSQHASSTRDEAREAVLIAEGFRIARYWNNDVLQQPSAVLEDIFVKLAER; this is encoded by the coding sequence ATGCGTCACGAGCCCACCGATGCGGAATTAGCCATTTGGCGACTGCTTCGCGACCGGCGCCTCGCACGTTTCAAATTTCGACGGCAAGTTCCATTCGGAAACTTTATTCTCGATTTTGTCTGTTTCGAGAAGCGCCTGGTCATCGAAGTCGATGGAAGTCAGCACGCATCATCGACACGTGACGAAGCGAGGGAAGCGGTGTTGATCGCTGAAGGATTTCGAATTGCGCGCTACTGGAACAATGACGTGCTGCAACAACCCTCTGCCGTGTTGGAGGACATTTTCGTGAAGCTCGCCGAGCGGTAA
- the recF gene encoding DNA replication/repair protein RecF (All proteins in this family for which functions are known are DNA-binding proteins that assist the filamentation of RecA onto DNA for the initiation of recombination or recombinational repair.), with product MTPSRIHRLSLTHFRNYRAASVQVRGDMVVLVGPNGAGKTNCLEAISFLSPGRGLRRATLEDVADNQGDGSWAVSAEVEGALGLATLGTGIDAPGTEASSSRRCRIDREPVGSAAAFGEHLRMVWLTPAMDGLFLGAASERRRFFDRLVLAIDSEHSSRVSALERSLRSRNRLLEVRNYDDHWCDAIERETAELAVAVAATRGQTVTRLAAMLRERGAASAFPSAQIMLDGWMENALVNESATAVEDRYREILRASRARDAAAGRTLDGPHLTDLQVIYAPKNMPARDASTGEQKALLIGLVLAHATLVAEMTGIVPLLLLDEVVAHLDPVRRKALFDELAKLGAQVWMTGADPAAFVDIGATGEIFDVESGRVSRRA from the coding sequence ATGACCCCCTCCCGCATCCATCGCCTGTCGCTCACGCACTTCCGCAATTATCGCGCGGCGAGCGTGCAGGTGCGCGGCGATATGGTGGTGCTGGTGGGGCCGAACGGCGCCGGCAAGACCAATTGCCTCGAGGCGATCTCGTTTCTGTCGCCGGGTCGCGGCCTGCGGCGCGCGACGCTGGAGGATGTCGCCGACAATCAGGGCGACGGCTCCTGGGCGGTGTCGGCCGAGGTGGAGGGCGCGCTGGGGCTTGCCACGCTTGGCACCGGCATCGATGCACCGGGAACAGAGGCCTCGTCCAGCCGGCGCTGCCGGATCGACCGCGAGCCGGTGGGTTCGGCGGCCGCGTTTGGCGAACATTTGCGCATGGTGTGGCTGACGCCGGCGATGGACGGCCTTTTCCTTGGCGCGGCCTCGGAGCGGAGGCGCTTCTTCGACCGCCTGGTGCTGGCGATCGACAGCGAGCATTCCAGTCGCGTTTCCGCGCTGGAGCGCTCGCTGCGTTCGCGCAACCGCCTGCTCGAAGTGCGCAATTATGACGACCATTGGTGCGACGCGATCGAGCGCGAAACTGCCGAGCTGGCGGTTGCGGTTGCCGCCACGCGCGGCCAGACCGTGACGAGACTGGCGGCGATGCTGCGTGAACGTGGCGCGGCTTCGGCCTTTCCGTCGGCGCAGATCATGCTCGACGGCTGGATGGAGAATGCGCTGGTCAATGAATCCGCAACCGCCGTGGAGGATCGCTACCGCGAGATCCTGCGCGCCAGCCGCGCCCGCGACGCCGCCGCCGGCCGCACGCTGGACGGGCCCCATCTCACGGACTTGCAGGTGATCTACGCGCCAAAAAACATGCCGGCGCGCGACGCCTCCACCGGCGAGCAGAAGGCGCTGCTGATCGGGCTGGTGCTGGCCCATGCCACGCTGGTCGCCGAGATGACCGGGATCGTACCGTTACTCCTGCTCGACGAAGTCGTCGCACATCTTGATCCCGTCAGGCGCAAGGCGCTGTTCGATGAACTCGCAAAGCTCGGCGCACAAGTCTGGATGACCGGCGCAGATCCGGCAGCGTTCGTCGATATCGGAGCGACCGGCGAGATTTTTGACGTCGAGTCTGGTCGGGTGAGCCGCCGCGCCTAA
- a CDS encoding acyltransferase family protein translates to MTSSSPKYRPDVDGLRAIAVMLVLNFHAFPDAMPGGFIGVDVFFVISGFLITGIIVRELELGRFSLIGFYNRRIRRIFPALIVVLSATLVLGWFWMLPSAFAQLGSDSFASAAFLANIALLLHSGYFDVESAKKPLLHLWSLGIEEQFYLFWPLLLMLAARLRMSIMAMAVVLGIGSFLLNVALIGSNPVATFYLPFTRAFELLTGAALAYGWNRIGHSVKASDWRAWIGVALIALAAVILDSHRAFPGWWAVLPVAGTALLLSSPAAWVNRAVLASPPLVWIGLISYPLYLWHWPLLVFGGIIKFGPLTLPERELILLASALLAWTTYRFVERPFRFGCPSRRKMFGLGTGMAMIAVAGIAVIWGRGFDSRLPPEIRAMANVTTESFKWRFHECLLDLSREMTFAETCIERDRRPLVLIWGDSTAGALLPGLRKAQEARGFGIAQLTSSSCVPALNADIASTPNCRAMNDKVLSLARQIKPDVVLLHGTWEKHLDNVAETVVALKRETNARVVVLGGVPMWRRGLPSEVLRYFMLHRTLIPQRSPNGIPPSAYDAIMRARLEPLGAEFISASDVLCNAQGCLTRIGYAAGDLTASDQVHLTEKGSVFLIASIIDRLLGGQASEGKRR, encoded by the coding sequence TTGACCTCGTCTTCCCCAAAATATCGGCCGGATGTCGACGGCCTCCGGGCCATCGCCGTGATGCTGGTCCTGAATTTCCATGCATTCCCGGACGCCATGCCGGGCGGCTTCATCGGCGTCGACGTGTTCTTCGTGATCTCGGGCTTTCTGATCACGGGAATCATCGTGCGCGAACTGGAACTCGGTCGCTTCAGTCTGATCGGATTCTACAACCGGCGGATCCGGCGCATCTTCCCGGCGCTGATCGTGGTGCTCTCTGCGACATTGGTGCTGGGCTGGTTCTGGATGCTGCCGTCGGCCTTCGCACAGCTCGGCAGCGACAGTTTCGCCAGTGCGGCGTTTTTGGCCAATATCGCGCTGTTGCTGCACTCCGGCTATTTCGATGTCGAATCCGCCAAGAAGCCGCTGCTGCACCTGTGGTCGCTCGGCATCGAGGAGCAGTTTTATCTGTTCTGGCCGCTGCTGCTGATGCTCGCAGCCCGGCTGCGAATGAGCATCATGGCGATGGCCGTGGTGCTCGGCATCGGGTCTTTCCTGCTCAATGTCGCGCTGATCGGCTCGAATCCCGTTGCGACCTTCTATCTGCCGTTTACGCGCGCGTTCGAATTGCTCACCGGAGCGGCGCTGGCGTACGGCTGGAACAGGATCGGCCACAGCGTTAAAGCGAGTGATTGGCGCGCCTGGATCGGCGTGGCACTGATCGCTCTAGCTGCCGTGATCCTCGACAGCCATCGCGCCTTTCCGGGCTGGTGGGCGGTGTTGCCGGTCGCCGGCACCGCGCTTCTGCTGTCATCGCCCGCGGCCTGGGTGAACCGGGCCGTACTCGCAAGCCCGCCTTTGGTATGGATCGGGCTGATCAGCTACCCGCTCTATCTCTGGCACTGGCCGCTATTGGTGTTCGGCGGGATTATCAAATTCGGTCCGCTGACCTTGCCGGAGCGTGAGTTGATCCTGCTTGCGAGCGCGCTGCTGGCCTGGACGACCTACCGGTTTGTCGAGAGGCCGTTCCGTTTCGGCTGCCCAAGCCGACGCAAAATGTTCGGGCTTGGGACGGGCATGGCGATGATCGCAGTCGCCGGCATTGCCGTCATCTGGGGGCGCGGCTTCGATTCCCGGCTGCCACCGGAAATCCGCGCGATGGCCAACGTGACGACGGAGAGTTTCAAGTGGCGGTTTCACGAATGCCTGCTTGATCTCAGCCGCGAAATGACGTTTGCCGAGACCTGCATCGAGCGTGATCGGCGTCCGCTGGTTCTGATATGGGGCGACTCGACCGCCGGCGCGCTGTTGCCCGGACTGCGCAAGGCACAGGAGGCACGAGGCTTCGGCATTGCGCAGCTCACCTCCAGTTCCTGCGTTCCGGCGCTGAATGCCGACATCGCGAGCACGCCCAATTGCCGGGCGATGAATGACAAGGTCTTGTCGCTCGCTCGGCAGATCAAGCCCGACGTCGTATTGCTGCACGGAACCTGGGAAAAACATCTCGATAACGTGGCCGAGACGGTGGTCGCGTTGAAGAGGGAGACAAATGCCCGCGTCGTTGTTCTCGGTGGGGTGCCGATGTGGCGGCGCGGGCTTCCGTCCGAAGTGCTCCGATACTTCATGCTCCATCGCACGCTGATCCCGCAGCGTTCGCCCAACGGCATCCCGCCCAGCGCCTACGATGCCATCATGCGCGCCAGGCTCGAGCCGCTCGGAGCGGAATTCATCTCGGCGTCGGACGTCCTTTGCAACGCGCAGGGTTGCCTGACGCGCATTGGCTATGCGGCAGGCGATTTGACCGCGAGCGATCAGGTCCACCTGACCGAAAAGGGGTCGGTATTCCTGATCGCATCGATCATCGATCGCTTGCTCGGCGGGCAGGCATCAGAGGGTAAGAGGCGTTGA